A genomic stretch from Thauera sp. GDN1 includes:
- a CDS encoding 2-oxo acid dehydrogenase subunit E2 — translation MAASAAASAAPSSTAPAERRVVALSGLRGAIARNMAQGWQAPRVAHSVDVDLTRVEALRAERAAAGEKLSVNAFVIHAVARALRSHPRLNALMREKEVELIDDINIGVAVALDEGLMVPVIRQADTKSVAMLAAETRQLAEGARAGALTGGAYQRGTFTVTNLGSTVVDRFSPVINPPQVAILGVGRTRQQATVRDGAILAAPLANLTLVFDHRAVDGYPAALFLGEIVRRLEQAEFD, via the coding sequence ATGGCAGCGAGCGCGGCGGCGAGCGCCGCCCCCTCCAGCACCGCCCCGGCCGAGCGCCGTGTGGTCGCGCTCAGCGGACTGCGCGGCGCGATCGCGCGCAACATGGCGCAGGGCTGGCAGGCGCCGCGGGTGGCACACTCGGTGGACGTCGACCTGACCCGCGTCGAAGCCCTGCGCGCCGAACGTGCCGCCGCCGGCGAGAAGCTCAGCGTGAACGCCTTCGTGATCCATGCGGTGGCGCGGGCGCTACGCAGCCATCCGCGGCTGAACGCACTGATGCGCGAGAAGGAAGTCGAGCTGATCGACGACATCAACATTGGTGTCGCGGTCGCGCTCGACGAGGGACTGATGGTGCCGGTGATCCGTCAGGCCGACACCAAGTCGGTGGCGATGCTGGCGGCGGAAACCCGCCAGCTGGCCGAGGGCGCGCGCGCCGGCGCGCTCACCGGCGGCGCCTACCAGCGCGGCACCTTCACCGTGACCAACCTCGGCAGCACCGTGGTCGATCGCTTCAGCCCGGTCATCAACCCGCCGCAGGTCGCCATCCTCGGCGTCGGGCGAACCCGCCAGCAGGCGACGGTGAGGGATGGCGCGATCCTTGCCGCCCCGCTCGCCAACCTGACCCTGGTGTTCGACCACCGCGCGGTGGATGGCTACCCGGCGGCGCTCTTCCTCGGCGAGATCGTGCGCCGGCTGGAACAGGCGGAGTTCGACTGA
- a CDS encoding lipoyl domain-containing protein has protein sequence MTDIILDDAVWADVDEGTEALLQEWQVKEGDQVEAGQVLAVAELVKTSHEIFAPSSGRIVKRCVAEQDTFGRGAVLAQLEA, from the coding sequence ATGACCGACATCATCCTCGACGACGCGGTGTGGGCCGACGTCGATGAAGGCACCGAAGCCCTGCTGCAGGAATGGCAGGTGAAGGAAGGCGATCAGGTGGAGGCCGGCCAGGTGCTGGCCGTGGCCGAACTGGTCAAGACCAGCCACGAGATCTTCGCCCCCTCGTCCGGCCGCATCGTCAAGCGCTGCGTGGCGGAACAGGACACCTTCGGCCGCGGCGCAGTACTCGCGCAGCTGGAGGCCTGA
- a CDS encoding twin-arginine translocation signal domain-containing protein, whose amino-acid sequence MSTEYTATPMRIVDKRITLSRRGFLKGGGMAALGVGTLSATTLMTPAREALAQEFKVLGAATGNTLLVLARDIFPHDRISDRYYLQALEPLEAQAAADDKLKSLLSEGVAALDRLAKLRFRKAYAALDKESERVSLLYVIEHGAFFQKVKGHLVTGFYDNKAVWPLFGYEGSSWEKGGYLNRGFDDIDWLEQA is encoded by the coding sequence ATGAGCACCGAATACACCGCCACCCCGATGCGCATCGTCGACAAGCGCATCACCCTTTCACGCCGCGGCTTCCTCAAGGGCGGCGGCATGGCCGCGCTGGGCGTCGGCACGCTGTCGGCGACGACGCTGATGACGCCGGCGCGCGAGGCGCTGGCACAGGAGTTCAAGGTGCTGGGCGCCGCCACCGGCAACACCCTGCTGGTGCTGGCGCGCGACATCTTTCCGCACGACCGCATCTCGGACCGCTACTACCTGCAGGCGCTCGAGCCGCTGGAAGCGCAGGCCGCCGCCGACGACAAGCTGAAGTCACTGTTGAGCGAGGGCGTGGCCGCGCTCGATCGCCTGGCCAAGCTGCGCTTCAGGAAGGCCTACGCCGCGCTCGACAAGGAAAGCGAGCGCGTGAGCCTGCTCTATGTGATCGAGCACGGCGCCTTCTTCCAGAAGGTGAAGGGACACCTGGTCACCGGTTTCTACGACAACAAGGCGGTGTGGCCGCTGTTCGGCTACGAGGGCTCGTCGTGGGAGAAGGGCGGCTACCTCAACCGCGGCTTCGACGACATCGACTGGCTCGAGCAGGCCTGA
- a CDS encoding VOC family protein: MKQKNRIRRILSAATITAGLATSLAATSLPAQAEPIPGMRGIQHIGITVPNMNEAVAFFRDVLGCEPSFTFGTFKFEDDWMERHLDVHPRATISDFQMVRCGNGTNLEVFEYTAPDQNRRGPRNSDIGGHHLAFYVDNMDAAVSYLKAKGVRVLDTPSTFTEGPAAGLTWVYFLAPWGLQLELVSAPNGMAHEKALQRKLWDPRFPAS; this comes from the coding sequence ATGAAGCAGAAGAACCGCATCCGCCGCATCCTGTCGGCCGCCACGATCACAGCCGGCCTCGCCACCAGCCTGGCGGCAACCAGCCTCCCCGCACAGGCGGAGCCGATTCCGGGCATGCGCGGCATCCAGCACATCGGCATCACCGTGCCGAACATGAATGAGGCCGTCGCCTTCTTCCGCGACGTCCTCGGCTGCGAGCCGTCATTCACCTTCGGCACCTTCAAGTTCGAGGACGACTGGATGGAGCGCCACCTCGACGTACACCCGCGCGCGACGATCAGCGACTTCCAGATGGTCCGCTGCGGCAACGGCACCAACCTCGAGGTCTTCGAGTACACCGCACCCGACCAGAACCGCCGCGGGCCCCGCAACAGCGACATCGGCGGCCACCATCTCGCCTTCTATGTGGACAACATGGACGCCGCGGTGAGCTACCTCAAGGCCAAGGGCGTGCGCGTGCTCGACACGCCCAGCACCTTCACCGAGGGCCCTGCGGCGGGGCTGACCTGGGTCTATTTCCTCGCTCCCTGGGGGCTGCAGCTCGAGCTCGTCAGCGCACCGAATGGCATGGCCCACGAGAAAGCCCTGCAGCGCAAGCTGTGGGACCCGCGCTTCCCCGCCAGCTGA
- a CDS encoding type II toxin-antitoxin system HicA family toxin, giving the protein MSSKHRHTLEAIFRDPPVGNLQWREVESLLHHLGAVVESGHGARFRIVINRHEFYLHHPHHSNEFGKQAVKALREFLASAGVTPSQYEEGGQ; this is encoded by the coding sequence ATGAGCAGCAAGCACCGCCACACCCTGGAAGCGATCTTCCGCGATCCCCCGGTTGGAAACCTGCAGTGGCGCGAGGTGGAGTCGCTGCTCCACCACCTTGGCGCGGTGGTCGAATCGGGCCACGGTGCGCGCTTTCGCATCGTCATCAACCGCCACGAGTTCTACCTCCACCACCCGCACCACAGCAACGAGTTCGGCAAGCAGGCGGTGAAGGCCTTGCGGGAGTTCCTCGCCAGCGCGGGCGTCACGCCCTCGCAGTACGAGGAGGGTGGACAATGA
- a CDS encoding lipoate--protein ligase, with amino-acid sequence MPAAALAPTAVACPARGAAPTGTALTVARASAEQAWNSRQLAAPINVPRVRVWTYPAPGVVFGCAQAALLSEAARAARTHCELVQRRAGGGAVLTGPWMLSSSVVLPPDHRLLAGGTVASYRWLGVLHAGLLRDLGIPAHALAPEQLKARPADPALAWACFGGLSPWEVIADGRKLVGLAQLRGRHGVLLTTGTLLWRPDWTLLCRALDRPETDVTRLDAATTSCAELLGARIHIETLAEGLRQMLADVLGDCAEGAAA; translated from the coding sequence ATGCCGGCCGCCGCCCTCGCCCCCACTGCCGTCGCCTGCCCCGCGCGCGGGGCGGCGCCCACCGGCACCGCGTTGACCGTCGCCCGCGCCAGCGCCGAGCAGGCCTGGAACAGCCGCCAGCTTGCAGCGCCGATCAACGTTCCACGCGTGCGGGTGTGGACCTACCCCGCGCCCGGCGTGGTGTTCGGCTGCGCCCAGGCGGCGCTGCTCAGCGAGGCGGCACGGGCGGCGCGCACCCACTGCGAACTGGTGCAGCGCCGCGCCGGCGGCGGCGCCGTGCTGACCGGACCGTGGATGCTGTCGTCCTCGGTGGTGCTGCCGCCGGACCACCGCCTGCTTGCCGGCGGCACGGTGGCGAGCTACCGCTGGCTCGGCGTGCTGCACGCCGGCCTGCTGCGCGACCTCGGCATCCCTGCCCACGCGCTGGCGCCCGAGCAGCTCAAGGCACGCCCGGCCGACCCGGCACTGGCCTGGGCCTGCTTCGGCGGCCTGTCGCCGTGGGAGGTGATCGCCGACGGCCGCAAGCTGGTCGGCCTCGCCCAGTTGCGCGGCCGCCATGGCGTGCTGCTGACCACCGGCACCCTGCTGTGGCGGCCGGACTGGACGCTGCTGTGCCGCGCGCTGGACCGTCCGGAGACGGACGTGACCCGGCTCGATGCCGCGACCACGTCCTGCGCCGAACTGCTCGGCGCCCGCATCCACATCGAAACGCTCGCCGAGGGCCTGCGGCAGATGCTCGCCGACGTGCTCGGCGACTGCGCGGAGGGCGCCGCCGCCTGA
- a CDS encoding thiamine pyrophosphate-dependent dehydrogenase E1 component subunit alpha — protein MEATSEQLLWMYEKMIEIREYEETMARVYLEAKLPPKIQKGLAFDIGAGPVPGEMHLAAGQEPVAVGVCAHLRRDDTVVGAHRPHHFAIAKDVDLNAMTAEMYGKATGLGRGKGGHMHLFDPAVKFSCSGIVGAGAPQACGAALAAKKLGTDAVAIAFFGEGAANQGAFHEALNLAALWKLPVVFVVEDNKYGISVEKSASTAIASNADRAVAYGIPGVLVERNDALAVFEAAGEAVARARRGEGPTLIEVKTDRYFGHFQGDPETYRPKGEAKALRQHDPIPALGATLRARGLLDDMADAALRERVSARVQAAYDFGRNSPYPEPQDALLHVFAE, from the coding sequence ATGGAAGCGACAAGCGAGCAACTGCTGTGGATGTACGAAAAGATGATCGAGATCCGGGAGTACGAGGAGACCATGGCCCGGGTCTACCTCGAGGCCAAGCTCCCGCCAAAGATCCAGAAGGGCCTGGCCTTCGACATCGGCGCCGGCCCGGTGCCCGGCGAGATGCACCTGGCCGCCGGCCAGGAACCGGTCGCGGTCGGCGTGTGCGCCCACCTGCGCCGCGACGACACCGTGGTCGGCGCCCACCGCCCGCACCACTTCGCCATCGCCAAGGACGTCGACCTGAACGCGATGACCGCCGAGATGTACGGCAAAGCCACCGGCCTGGGCCGCGGCAAGGGCGGCCACATGCACCTGTTCGACCCGGCGGTGAAGTTCTCCTGCAGCGGCATCGTCGGTGCCGGGGCGCCGCAGGCCTGCGGTGCCGCGCTGGCGGCGAAGAAGCTGGGCACCGATGCGGTGGCGATCGCCTTCTTCGGCGAGGGCGCCGCCAACCAGGGCGCCTTCCACGAGGCGCTCAACCTCGCCGCGCTGTGGAAGCTGCCGGTGGTGTTCGTGGTCGAGGACAACAAGTACGGCATCTCGGTCGAGAAGTCCGCGTCCACCGCGATCGCCTCCAACGCCGATCGTGCCGTGGCCTACGGCATTCCCGGCGTGCTGGTGGAGCGCAACGACGCGCTGGCGGTGTTCGAAGCCGCCGGCGAGGCGGTGGCGCGTGCCCGCCGCGGCGAGGGCCCGACCCTGATCGAGGTCAAGACCGACCGCTACTTCGGCCACTTCCAGGGCGACCCCGAGACCTACCGCCCCAAGGGCGAAGCCAAGGCGTTGCGCCAGCACGACCCCATCCCGGCGCTCGGCGCCACGCTGCGCGCGCGCGGCCTGCTCGACGACATGGCCGACGCCGCACTGCGCGAACGCGTGTCGGCGCGCGTGCAGGCCGCCTACGACTTCGGCCGCAACAGCCCCTACCCGGAACCGCAGGACGCGCTGCTGCACGTCTTCGCCGAATAA
- a CDS encoding GMC family oxidoreductase yields the protein MSAKFSLDDDSVVVIVGSGAGGGTLADELTRRGVNVVILEAGKHYTQADFENDEWAMFHKISWLDKRISAGGWHHTETYPNLPAWIVKGVGGSTMHFSGLALRFLPHDFRTKSTYGTVDGANVLDWPISYEELAPYYDIAERKMGVAGTKASGLPEMPPNNHYKVIAAGAKKVGYTDISRPVASNTRPNDGRPACQQIGFCMQGCKIGAKWSTLYSEIPRALDTGRAELRPQSMVLKIEHDRSGKASGVLYADKDGRQHLQKARVVCVAGNSIESPRLLLNSASSLFPNGLANSSGQVGKNYMNHTTAAAVAIHKGPVYMYRGFDIAAVISDEAQLNPDRGFLGGYHLEGLALHLPFTAAFMKPGGWGREVSSALEQYDHMSCVWVCGEDMPQEENGITLHPTEKDQYGLPIPIVTKTDHTNDAAMRRHGLAQWRKVSEAVGATRVIDMPPYPASHNMGTNRMSANARDGVVNKWGQTHDIGNLFISDGSQFTSSSAANPTLTIVALAVRQAEYIAGAMQRREL from the coding sequence ATGAGCGCTAAATTCTCGCTGGACGACGACAGCGTGGTGGTCATCGTCGGCTCGGGCGCCGGCGGCGGCACGCTGGCGGACGAACTAACCCGACGCGGGGTGAACGTCGTCATCCTCGAAGCCGGCAAGCATTACACCCAGGCCGATTTCGAAAATGACGAGTGGGCGATGTTCCACAAGATCTCGTGGCTGGACAAGCGCATTTCGGCCGGTGGCTGGCATCACACCGAGACCTATCCCAACCTGCCGGCGTGGATCGTGAAGGGCGTGGGCGGCTCGACCATGCACTTCTCCGGCCTGGCGCTGCGCTTCCTGCCGCACGACTTCCGCACCAAGAGCACCTATGGCACGGTCGATGGCGCCAACGTGCTCGACTGGCCGATCAGCTACGAGGAGCTGGCACCCTACTACGACATCGCCGAACGCAAGATGGGGGTGGCCGGCACCAAGGCCAGTGGCCTGCCCGAGATGCCGCCCAACAACCACTACAAGGTCATCGCCGCGGGCGCGAAGAAGGTCGGCTACACCGACATCAGTCGCCCGGTCGCGTCCAACACCCGGCCCAATGACGGCCGCCCGGCCTGCCAGCAGATCGGCTTCTGCATGCAGGGCTGCAAGATCGGCGCCAAGTGGTCGACGCTGTATTCGGAGATCCCGCGCGCGCTCGACACCGGCCGCGCCGAGCTGCGCCCGCAGAGCATGGTGCTGAAGATCGAGCACGACAGGTCGGGCAAGGCCAGCGGCGTGCTCTACGCGGACAAGGATGGCCGCCAGCACCTGCAGAAGGCACGCGTGGTGTGCGTCGCCGGCAACTCGATCGAGTCGCCGCGGCTGCTGCTCAATTCCGCCTCCAGCCTGTTCCCGAATGGCCTGGCGAACTCCTCCGGCCAGGTCGGCAAGAACTACATGAACCACACCACCGCGGCCGCGGTGGCGATCCACAAGGGGCCGGTCTACATGTATCGCGGCTTCGACATCGCCGCGGTGATCTCGGACGAGGCGCAGCTCAATCCCGACCGCGGTTTCCTCGGCGGCTACCACCTCGAGGGTCTGGCCCTGCACCTGCCCTTCACCGCGGCCTTCATGAAGCCGGGCGGCTGGGGACGCGAAGTGAGCTCGGCGCTCGAGCAGTACGACCACATGAGCTGCGTGTGGGTATGCGGCGAGGACATGCCGCAGGAAGAGAACGGCATCACGCTGCACCCGACCGAGAAGGACCAGTACGGCCTGCCGATCCCGATCGTGACCAAGACCGACCACACCAACGACGCCGCGATGCGCCGCCACGGCCTGGCGCAGTGGCGGAAGGTGTCGGAAGCGGTAGGCGCCACGCGGGTGATCGACATGCCGCCCTACCCCGCCAGCCACAACATGGGCACCAACCGCATGAGCGCCAATGCACGCGACGGGGTGGTGAACAAGTGGGGCCAGACGCACGACATCGGCAACCTGTTCATCTCCGACGGCAGCCAATTCACCTCGAGCTCGGCCGCCAATCCCACCCTGACCATCGTCGCCCTCGCCGTACGCCAGGCCGAATACATCGCCGGCGCGATGCAGCGGCGCGAACTCTGA
- a CDS encoding DCC1-like thiol-disulfide oxidoreductase family protein yields MRDRQQHEALAGNEADTVCRIDITGRDEELQAQGIDPGLALRELHVADAQGRIHRELDAYILLLSHVRLLRPLAWLIGLPGLRRLLSALYRASVLRRLRASGRD; encoded by the coding sequence GTGCGCGACCGCCAGCAGCACGAGGCACTCGCCGGTAACGAGGCCGACACCGTGTGCCGGATCGACATCACCGGACGCGACGAGGAGTTGCAGGCGCAGGGCATCGACCCCGGCCTCGCCCTGCGCGAACTCCACGTCGCCGACGCCCAGGGGCGCATCCATCGCGAACTGGACGCCTACATCCTGCTGCTGTCGCATGTGCGCTTGCTGCGTCCGCTCGCCTGGCTGATCGGCCTGCCAGGCCTTCGCCGTCTGCTGTCGGCGCTTTATCGCGCCAGCGTGCTGCGCCGTCTGCGTGCGAGCGGGCGCGACTAG
- a CDS encoding alpha-ketoacid dehydrogenase subunit beta, translating into MSTTTTTRRLTMAQAISEATAQEMARDPRVFVMGEDVGKYGGIFSATTGLLEQFGPERVMDTPISETGFMGAALGAAAEGLRPISELMFVDFFGVCFDQIYNHIAKNHYMSGGACKVPLVITTGIGGGYNDAAQHSQCLYSIFAHVPGLKVVVPSNAYDAKGLMTSAIRDDNPVVFLYHKGIMGLSWMSYFEGSTTEVPEAQYTIPFGQARVVREGRDLTIVTLSQMVQKSVLAADQLAAEGISAEVLDLRTLVPLDRAAVLASVAKTGRLLVADEDYLSYGLSGEIAALVAENLDTLRLKAPVRRLAVPDVPIPFSRPLEQFAIPQVDNIVASARGLMSFKLD; encoded by the coding sequence ATGAGCACGACCACCACCACCCGCCGCCTCACCATGGCCCAGGCGATCTCGGAAGCGACCGCGCAGGAGATGGCGCGCGATCCACGTGTCTTCGTCATGGGCGAGGACGTCGGCAAGTACGGCGGCATCTTCAGCGCCACCACCGGGCTGCTCGAGCAGTTCGGCCCCGAGCGCGTGATGGACACGCCGATCTCGGAGACCGGCTTCATGGGCGCCGCGCTCGGCGCTGCCGCCGAAGGGCTGCGGCCGATCTCGGAGCTGATGTTCGTCGACTTCTTCGGCGTCTGCTTCGACCAGATCTACAACCACATCGCCAAGAACCACTACATGTCGGGGGGTGCCTGCAAGGTTCCGCTGGTGATCACGACCGGCATCGGCGGCGGCTACAACGACGCCGCCCAGCACTCGCAGTGCCTGTACTCGATCTTCGCCCACGTGCCCGGCCTCAAGGTGGTGGTGCCGTCCAACGCCTACGACGCCAAGGGCCTGATGACGTCCGCGATCCGCGACGACAACCCGGTGGTCTTCCTCTACCACAAGGGCATCATGGGCCTGTCCTGGATGTCCTACTTCGAGGGCAGCACCACCGAGGTCCCGGAAGCGCAATACACCATCCCCTTCGGCCAGGCGCGGGTGGTGCGCGAAGGCCGCGACCTCACCATCGTGACCCTGTCGCAGATGGTGCAGAAGTCGGTGCTCGCCGCCGACCAGCTCGCCGCCGAGGGCATCTCCGCCGAGGTGCTCGACCTGCGCACCCTGGTGCCGCTCGATCGCGCCGCGGTGCTGGCCTCTGTGGCGAAGACCGGCCGCCTGCTGGTCGCCGACGAGGATTACCTCAGCTACGGGCTGTCCGGCGAGATTGCCGCGCTGGTCGCCGAGAACCTCGACACCCTGCGTCTCAAGGCCCCCGTGCGCCGCCTCGCGGTGCCCGATGTGCCCATTCCCTTCAGCCGCCCGCTCGAGCAGTTCGCCATTCCGCAGGTGGACAACATCGTCGCCAGCGCGCGCGGCCTGATGAGCTTCAAGCTCGACTAA